In the genome of Xiphias gladius isolate SHS-SW01 ecotype Sanya breed wild chromosome 18, ASM1685928v1, whole genome shotgun sequence, the window CGATCACCACACCACACCCTGGAACAGCAGTGGCCACCTGCGGGCAGGCACATCGTGGAAAACGATGTAATATATGGTTGGTTATGGTTAACTGTAAAACTTCTATTCGTGTGAATCACTGAACACAAGGACAACCCCTTCGAAAAgtctctttacatttttaactgcaGTCTGAGCTACTGCCACCTCCGGCTATAGCCATGGAGGAGGTAATTCCATCTCTACATACACTACATTTAAGAAGATTTTCATGAAAGTACACATGTATCGGTACATCGAAAAGCCGTATCTTTGACGGCTGTTCAAACTGTGATTACGGGTAATTTGGCGCTGCCGTCAACCCCAAAATGACATATCTCTCTTGGAAAGTTCGTTATTTAAAAGGATATGTGTTAGCTAAAAACACATGGAAACGCGTGTACATGTTGCCCAAAATTTcatacatctgtgtgtgtaggggCCAGTGAGAGACGGCTCACCACCTGTTGGAAGCGCTACCTAAGCCTACCTCAGGTGCCATAAGCGAGGCATTCCCTCCTCTGTTGACCCAGATACTGTTGAAGGGCAGCTGTAGACTCGAGTCACTCTGGGCCAGGCAGCAGCCAAAGTCAGAAATCACTAAACGAGGGCAACAATCtgtataaaagcaaaaatgaatggaaattttAACGGAAGATGACGTCTCAAATTGAAGTGATctgcatttctgtttaatttggTGATGGAACCCGGGATTGTCACTCTTTTCACCTGAGTCAAATTCCAACAGCACGTTGTCTGATTTGAGATCTCTGTGAGCGACGCCCTGTCTGCACAGATGGTCGACCCCCTCAAGGAGCTGCAGCACCATCAGAGAGCCCTGCCTGCCACCTGGCGTGGACACCTCCAGGTACTGACGCAACGTGCACGGGTAGCTGAGGCACAGAAGAAGACAGGCTGCTACTGCAACTGAGCTGGATGCGTCTGTAGTCTTTCTTGTATGCACCTCATCCAAGTTATTATACACAGGATTGTCATGAAATCAGATCCAGTATTTGATACTATTTACGGTCGGCGTGTTTTTCAGCAATAGACATTAGATGTATCTTACTTCTTCATGACCAGGAAAAGAGTGCGATCGTTGCCCAGACCGGCAGGGTTAAGCCTGGCCGGCAGCACGTCTGGGTACTCCTCCTGGGCACCTGGTAGCAATGGGACGTCCGCTGTGAAAGCCCGGTACACTCTGATCACATTAGGGTGAGCTGACACTCTTTTGGGCGGGACTCCAAATTGTCTGAATGTAGAAACAGATGAGACCACAGCCATTCATGAACAACTTCCCTACACCATGTTCAGCACTGCAGCACTGGTGgggaacaacaaaaacacttacCCATCCAGAGTCATTTGTTCTTTCTCCTGCTTTAAGGCCAGAGGGCCTGCAGGCACTAGCTCCTGTGACATGGATTTTAATATGCCCTCGCTCGATGAACCTGCCTGCAAACAAATGGTATCGAAAAAGACCAGTCAGTACTGATGCGTGCTCGTCATTTGTTTTCCCACAGACGCCTGGTACCTAAAATAGAAATCCCCGGCGATCAAACCTGTTTTAGAATACCCACCCCAAAGTTCCACATCATCTTGACAGCCAGAGGGAAGCTTCTCAGTGAGCAGCATGTCAGAGATCGacccttctctccttcctcttcatcttcactcAGCTGCACCACAGAGCCCTCGCTGTCGCTCTCCTTTGGCGGGGCAAACTGAGCTGCAGCCTCGTACACCGCTGCATTGGAGCCTTTCCCAATCTGTTTCCCAATGATGTAATCCTCCAGTTTATATCCAGAGGTGAATGGCTTGAGTGGGCTCTGGAACCTTTTCTTCTTAAACACAGCCTGTAGAttgggagaaatgtttttttttaagatgtgaaatttatttaaatttatttcgGCCAAGTGAAGGATAACAGACTCAGCCAGGGAAAATTCAGAGAATCCTCACACACCGGATTAAAGctcttaaaactttttttggcagaatttttttttttattatcattacattctatgtttttaaaaattttcccAAATACCCAGTAAGGTCAAAACGTTTAGTTGTTTTCAGTCCCTTTAAAGTTTTGGGAGCTTTACTCCTGAAATATTTCTTAACACTTAATACCAAGTTGTAGATAACATAATGCTGCATCATAACATAGTTTTAGAAATTTTAGATCAGCAATCAATACGGCTTATCTTCCTGACATTTCTGTACTGccaaattcatctttttttttttctctctctcttttttttttttcagcaagcTTAACCATGCCAAGTGGAGACGACTACAAAGGGGTCATCCTATTATTAGTAGCAGGGGAACAGACAGGAATTGTGTAACGCAGATGGACAACTTTCATCATTAGGTCTCAACAAAATTCatgattttataaaataatccATTTTCCAGTGTCAAGCACTAAGACAGTGAACAAGCACTAAGACCCTTAACTGAAGTAAAAGTGGTTACACCAAGGTGTAAAACTAGTTGATTATAAGAAAATGTCTTGCATTAAAATAGTAAAAGTAAACAAttattaacagcaaaaaatattCACGTATCAAAATTAGGCAGAATGTTATATTACTATATACcttatattattggattattattactgatgttaTATACGTGTGCAGCATTTTAGTGTTGTAGTTGGTGTATGTGGAAATATGTTGAGCTACTTTATATATTGTTGGGCAGTTTAATCTGCAACAATGCATCACAGGTTATGAGAtgatatgttttgtgtgtaaaatgttattGAGCATGAAGGAACTGCGGTTGTCTGATAAACAGAAAGGTCAGTGGAGTAGAAGGTACAATGTCTTCTGCTGAAAATTGGTGGACTACTGGTATATAGTTGCATAAAATGAGGATAGTCAAGTAACGTAAACGTAGCACAAAACTGTACTAAAGTAAGCTACTCAGGACAACCGTTTATCTGGGAATACAGTACCTGGATCTCCTGACATGTCGCCGCACTCTTTCTGTCATCCTCAAGCTGCTGCTCGATGAGCCCCACGCCGAGACCGAAAGCCAAAAACACGGCCCTGTTGCGCGGGGACCCGCCGGCAAACCTCCTCATGAAGCCGGCCGACTGAAGCTGGGCTGCCAGACCCCGCAGAGAGGTGCGGTAGTAGCGGTACCGAGACGGCAGGAAAGCCTGAGGCTGAACGGTGCGGACCGACGGGCCTACACGGAAGCGGTCAGCTCGGAGCCTCGCTGCGAGTCGGCCAGCGGATTTGAGGAGACCCAGCTGAAAGACCGACCGGCCCAACTCCAGCCCGCGGCGCATGGCGTGTTTCACAGACATTATTTTACCCGCAGAGGTAATTCAGGCTGTTTTCGGAGTCCGGCTGGCGTCGGCCACACTTCGGCGGCGTCCAGCAGGCAACGACACCGGtgtataaacaaaacaacagctacTGGGCATGCGCGAGAATGACAGTTGACCTAAATATTCTTTATCTTCTATTCTCTTTACTGTACAACTAAATATtctgtagggaaaaaaaactacaattttagcaacaacaacaacaaaaatcgTCTggaatttccaaaaaaatatttgcctCAGCGGTTTTTGACTACGGGAGGCAGAAGACGCCAAACAAACTCTGCAACAGAAAAACTAATCTGCAACTctttttgacaaaatgtcaaatgtcaggATTTGATGCTTGTCTTTATTATAGTGAACTTTTTGGATCACTGGTTAAgtaaaacaagctttttttttttcttcctagaGAAAATGTACACACAACGAGAGGCAGACCAGCGAGAAATTCAGTGCAAgtccatcaaaattaaaacatttcaatctaTGTTGCGTTCATCAGGGTTGCGTCTGGTTTCCTCACAGACATTGATAATTGATCGATATGTCACCATAGATACCACATATCCAAAACGATCATCACTATTCACAGGCAACCTTTTCTTCAACACTATGTACAAAATACCATCGCCCTCAGTTGATAcaaaaattacaagaaaaatgtTCTACGATTATtagtttacatttatgtttacatttactcatttggcagatgcttcTATCCAAAGCCACTTACAAGTGAGGGATAACACGCAAGcctcagtacagtaggagaccttgaagtaagcTCTAAGCACAAAAATTGTTCAgtaataccaaaaaaaaagtgcacagTCAGTGCAAGTCAGGCATGTTAGGTTCCTAGAGGTGTTATGAGAGGAGGTACTCtcggaagagatgagtcttaAGGCGATTCTTGTAGACAGAGAGGGGCGCCCCTCTAGTAGATATATGCAGACCCAGAGCTCACTCCGTGGGCAAGCATTAGggacttgaatttgattcggGCAGCCATGGGTAGCCAGCGGAGGTCCACGAACAGCGGAATGACATGTGCCCTTTTGGGCTGATTGAAAACCAGATGCGCCTCCGCATTCTGGACCATCTCTAA includes:
- the pink1 gene encoding serine/threonine-protein kinase PINK1, mitochondrial, producing MSVKHAMRRGLELGRSVFQLGLLKSAGRLAARLRADRFRVGPSVRTVQPQAFLPSRYRYYRTSLRGLAAQLQSAGFMRRFAGGSPRNRAVFLAFGLGVGLIEQQLEDDRKSAATCQEIQAVFKKKRFQSPLKPFTSGYKLEDYIIGKQIGKGSNAAVYEAAAQFAPPKESDSEGSVVQLSEDEEEGEKGRSLTCCSLRSFPLAVKMMWNFGAGSSSEGILKSMSQELVPAGPLALKQEKEQMTLDGQFGVPPKRVSAHPNVIRVYRAFTADVPLLPGAQEEYPDVLPARLNPAGLGNDRTLFLVMKNYPCTLRQYLEVSTPGGRQGSLMVLQLLEGVDHLCRQGVAHRDLKSDNVLLEFDSDCCPRLVISDFGCCLAQSDSSLQLPFNSIWVNRGGNASLMAPEVATAVPGCGVVIDYSKADAWAVGAISYEIFGQCNPFYRAVGLQSRSYEEGQLPSLPSRVPADVQLVVRLLLRRNPSKRPSARVAANMLHLSLWGRKALANQDSAGMRKLADWLLCQSAVVLLKGCRGPFGNRVEEELQRSFLSNLDLEDLRTAVGFLLYGREQRQAFILSA